The Aestuariibaculum lutulentum genome segment TTAAAGAGGACAGCAACCAATTCTTAATAAGTCTGGTTTTTGAGTTTTTATTTTCTTTACTAGGTCGAAATTCAACTAACGTTTTTTGTTTAAAACCCACCACAATATACCAGACAAAGTTTACCAGAAAACATCCAAACGTAGATACTACTAACTTAGCATTCCCCTCAAATTGACCTGCTCCGTGTTCTGCAGCCATATCTGCAATAGGTTGACCGTATTCTAACGACAAATTAAACACACCCGATAAAACTCCTGCAATAATACTCAACACCAAACCTAACATCATATTAAAGCCGGCCTTGTTTAGTTTGTCTGCATCTAAATCCTTTTCCTTTTTAAAACCAGCCCATCCACAAATAAATACTCCTACTACAGATAGTATCATTCCTAATAACACAATGCTTCCTCCAGGCTTATTAAAGAAATCGTCTAAGCCACCAAAAACAACCAGTGGCATTATAGTCCCAACCACTGCAGAAATACCTATAGCTAAAGTATAAGTTAACGAATAACCTATATAATTAATTGCTTTCCCAAAAGACATCCCTCCAAAACCATAAACTCCACCCAAAAGAAG includes the following:
- a CDS encoding L-rhamnose/proton symporter RhaT gives rise to the protein MSAPNSLLGTLLHAVGGISASSCYLPSTKTKGWSWNTFWLAQSIFAWFIVPTLLAWITVPDFFNILSEAPSKSFWMALLLGGVYGFGGMSFGKAINYIGYSLTYTLAIGISAVVGTIMPLVVFGGLDDFFNKPGGSIVLLGMILSVVGVFICGWAGFKKEKDLDADKLNKAGFNMMLGLVLSIIAGVLSGVFNLSLEYGQPIADMAAEHGAGQFEGNAKLVVSTFGCFLVNFVWYIVVGFKQKTLVEFRPSKENKNSKTRLIKNWLLSSLTGMLWCFQFFFYGLGHVKMGDYQFASWVLHMSMLIFFSYIVGVIMKEWKGVKKETYTILIIGLVVLILSFCVTSYGSY